The Anomaloglossus baeobatrachus isolate aAnoBae1 chromosome 7, aAnoBae1.hap1, whole genome shotgun sequence sequence GGTCCGTTGCTGCTGGTGTGTGGTCCATTATTGTTGGTGTGTGGTCCGTTGCTGCTGGTGTATGGTCCTTTACTGCTGGTGTGTGTGGTACGTTGCTGCAGGTGTGTGGTCCGTTGGTGCAGGTGTGTGGTCCGTTGCTGCAGGTGTGTGGTCCGTTGCTGCTGGTGTGTGGTCCGTTACTGCTGGTGTGTGGTCCGTTACTGCTGGTGTGTGGTCCGTTGCTGCAGGTGTGTGGTCCGTTGCTGCAGGTGTGTGGTCCGTTGCTGCAGGTGTGTGGTCCGTTATTGCTGGTGTGTGGTCCGTTACTGCTGGTGTGTGGTCCGTTACTGCTGGTGTGTGGTCCGTTGCTGCAGGTGTGTGGTCTGTTACTGCTGGTGTGTGGTCTGTTACTGCTGGTGTGTGGTCCGTTACTGCTGGTGTGTGGTCCGTTACTGCTGGTGTgtggtccgctgctgctgctgtgtggtcTGTTGCTCATATGCACCAAAATTATGCCTCTATCAACATAGACTGTACATTGTCACACTCCTATACATTTGGTGCCTGTTAGAACTAGTATGCTCCTACAGTTACGTTGGAACAACCGGATGGCAGACTGTACGCACACTGGAGGCTAGAAATACATACAACTATACAGcagctgtatacatatatactgtatgtaaggaCATGGGCTTTATAAATAAAATAGTTTTTCTATAGTGCACACTGAAGATTCCTGTACAGAACTATATAAAATGAACTTTGCTATATCTATTTTTTTGCAAATGCTCTAAATGGGTCTAATATATACATAAATGTAGACCTGGCAGTCTGAAGATGTGGCAGATTTATCACAGTGGCTCATGCTGTATGATATACATCTTGTTAGACAGTTTGGGGGTGATTTATTAAGACCGGCGTATCGCAGGCCAATCTTGCTGAAGTACGTTGACCTGATTCAGTGAGCGGGGATCGCAACGTAATGAATCAAGCAAATCTGATACTCATTGTGTGACGCCACCAGAAATATACGTCACTTTAGTGGCATAATATAATGAATTTGACGGGTTGGCTTGATCACGCCCCGTCCCTCCTGCACCAAGCCCATGTTGCCATAGCTTGCcggcactggccaaagatttcaatTTCTGGTGTTTAATCTTACAACACCAATGGTCGGCAATATTTTGTGCCAAAATTTATCCGCATGTTGCGTTTTGATCCACACCCCTTCACTGCCAATTTGTTAAGTAAGATACAAAAAGTTGCTAGACCAAACCACCACAGCATCCAGACTAGCACCACTCTCCTTCTCTGCTGCCCGTGTCCTCTTCTGGTCTTCTATTCTGGTTGAGGACAGTAGGTGACCTCTGCAGCCAAACAacaaccactgattggctgctgccatCACATTCCATCTTAGTTTAGGGAAAAAAAACAATATCCTCATTCTTTCTTTAggttgattgactgcagcggtcacctGGTGTCTCCTGCCAGAAAAAGGAAGAGACTGGTTGGGGACAATGGCAGCAGAATAGACAAGTGGTGTAGATACGGTTGAGTCTTAATTATTAGTTGATAATAAAAATCCGTGGGTAGAGACCCTATAAGCAAAGTTTAAAAGCCATTGTCTTCTGCTCTGACAGCTATAATATCTGTTCTTGTATAAAAATATATGGACAATCAGAAATATATATAGTTTATACTTTCTAAATTTTTACCACAGTGCTATCTTCATATATGAATTGTCTTCTCCGTCCATATTGTTTTGCTCTACCAGCAAATGGCTATTTATTTGGCCATATCCTCTTGACTTTAATAGATAAAGAGGAATAAAATAGGACATGTTCTCGAATTTCACTGGGAAATCTTTGCTGATATTAAGACATTTTTCATCCAAGAGATCATCAGTTATTGGTGCCTTTTCCAGAAATAAAGGTTTGGTGATAGGAAAACCAGCAAATTCTAACTCCAATGACGTCTTAAGTCCTTGCATGTTTGCCAAATTCCTTATGTCGAAGGTCAAAGCCAAAGGTTTATCGGTTTCCTGGGCAAGACCATCATTTAGGGTCTTGTTCATGCCATAATAAATGTCTGAAGTTTGCTTTACCGAACCCTTGTGTTCATTTTCCGATGTTTCCGAAGAGGGTGGATATTTCCTGTTATAAAAGTTGAACTCTGTTAAGTGATAGTCGGAACTTTGAGTCTTGTCCCAAGGATGTCCTTCAACAATGTCCATTCCAGTCGTAAGATGGTCTTCATTGTTTTGAATAGAATCTTTGTTAGGATTATCAAGGTCAGACGAGTCATTGATATTGTCTAAGCTACAAGTAGAAATCCTGGTAAGGCTTTCAAATGGTTTGTACCCAGAGTCGAAAACAAGGCAAGTGGTACTTTGAGGCATTTCACCTTGTTGAATGGCTTGGTTAAAGCTTTGATATCCGGAGCCTTCAGACACAGAAGTGGTATGAGCCCCATCGCCATAATCAGATGTTGGAGTCATAGTTGGTCGAAAATAATTCTCATCATGAGTGAGAAAACATCTTGTGTTAGAATAGAGAATACTTTTTGGATTCTGGTGGTAATAAGGTTTACAAAATATTGAGCCCAAAGAGAAGAGTGAAACATTGTCTCCTTCCGTAATATCGCATCTAACCTCAGCCAGAGCTTTGGCAAAGCTGTTATAGCCAGAATTGATGAATGCGTCTTCTTTGACTAGTTGAGAGCCACCCTCGTTCATGCTGGATACTGGAGCATAAGGCAAAAAATCACCTTGACTGAGAGAAGATTGGTCAAGATATAAGGAACTTGGACTATCTGATTTTAAATCCCCTGGAGAATCATCAGAATCATAACTTTGGTATCCAGATTCTTGGGAAACCATCGAAAGTTGCAGATGTCTCTCGGTTTTCTGAAAACCGTCTCTTAGATCTAAAGAACCAAAGCTCCCAAAAGAGTTGTCCACCTTCATGGATGAGTCACATAGAATATCACTAAACATATTATTGATGGAAAAGTCAGTGATCATCAGAGGAACATCTTCTTCCTTATCTTCAGGTGAGTCCCCCTGATATAAGTTGTCAAGTTCTCGAGGGTACAAGTGAAGGCAGTATTCAATATCAACTTTCTCGGGTTCAAAAATATTTATTTTCATACTACTTCCCATGAGATTTTGATAGTCTTTGACCAGATGTTCTTTGGTGAATGATTCCTGCATGGACATGGTGTGGGCTTTCACCAGTTGAGCCAAACAATTGCCACTGGTGAGAAGAAGAAAAAGTAAGAAACAAGGGAACACTGAACCACCAATTACAAAGGATTTCCAAATGTAAAGTAAGAACTTACCACGATTTTCGTGCACTTGGTTTTCCGACTGGTTTCAAGCTATTTTGCTAAaaaaaacagaattttttttttacattttttgcttaaCAACATTAAGTACAATAAAACAAATCATTCTCCTCGCATGTTAGTCTTGTACTTTTCTCAAGGCCACTGCTTACCTACAAAAGGGCCCTGAATTTTACATACAAGTCCACTAGAAGCTCCTCTTTCTTTAGGAAAGGAGGATAATGTGATTGAATTGATAGGTTTTATATTTAGATCTGTACTTGGTTTTGTATTTTAGGTGTCTCTAGTTATATATGGACTGCTACTTGTTGGTCTTCATAAGATGCATTGAAATATCTAAAGAATACTTATTGAACAGAGTTCAGGCCATGCTCAGACCTATAGGGATACCAATATATTTGTGTAGGTCTCATccaatatatatacatactagctgtagtacccagtgttgcccaggatagtaactaagtttctctctgtctctctcccactctccctttctttccctctctccctctttctgtgtatgtgtctctttctgtctgtctgtttctttctgtgtgtgtgtctctttctatgtttgtctttttctgttcatgtgtgtctctttctgtgtgtttgtcttttggtgtgtgtctttctgtgtgtgtgtgtgtgtgtgtctctttctgtgtatgtatctgtttctgtgtgtgtctctgtgtgtgtctctttgtgtatctctttatgtgtgtctctttctctgtgggtttctctctgtgtgtttgtctctgtgtctttttctgttcatgtgtgtctctttctgtgtgtttgtcttttggtgtgtgtctttctatgtgtgtgtgtgtgtctctttctgtgtatgtatctgtttctgtgtgtgtctctgtgtgtgtctctttgtgtatctctttatgtgtgtctctttctctgtgggtttctttctgtgtgtttgtctctgtgtctttttctgttcatgtgtgtctctttctctgtgtttgttttgtctttgggtgtgtgtgtgtgtgtgtgtgtgtgtgtgtgcctttctgtctatgtctttttctgtgtgtgtgtgtctctttctgtgtctttttctgtgtgtgtgtgtctctgtgtgtgtctctttctgtgtgtctttttctgtgtgtgtgtctctgtgtgtgtgtgtgtctctgtgtgtgtgtgtctctgtgtgtgtgtctctttctgtgtatctcTTTATGCAtgtctctttctatgtgtctctttctgtgtgtgtgggtctctctgtttgtctctctctctgtccataacAGGAGTCTTTAATAACAGatctgttcccagctccattgactttaatgtaagcaggttttttggcgaataactgtaaagcgcggggttaaatttcccccCTCAAAACATACTGTAGTCTATGATgtttcctgagtcaaatgaggcgtctgtgcaaaatttcatgattgtaaatgcgacggtgcggattcctttagcgaacatacacatacatacatacacacacacacacatactcatacatacatacacacacatactcatacatgcatacatacacacacatatactcatacatacatacacacacacacatactcatacatacatacacacacatactcatacatacatacacatactcatgcatacatacacacacacatactcatacatacatacacatactcatgcatacatacacacacacatactcatacatacatacacatactcatgcatacatacacacacacacacatactcatacatacacacacacatactcatacatacatacacacacatactcatacatacatacacatactcatgcatacatacacacacacatactcatacatacatacacatactcatacatacacactcatttttatatattagatattatatAATACGATAAAGAGTGTAATGATAATATAAGGAGATTTTCACTCCTCAGGATCAGTGTTGTGCCCAGTATTCTGCATTTATGTTTTATTCTTCACTCACCTGCATAACGTTTCCCTTAGCTAGTTTGCTTTTTGCAGGATCGGGGATGTTGTTCCACCAATTTTTCTTGGTTCTacaagtttaataaaaaaaaaagtttatagcaTTAAATTATACAGAATCATAATAAACAGTAAAATACAGACACATTAAACAGCAAATGCTAAATAGTGAAAGTCAATGAACTTTTCCATGTAGAAGAAAAAGAATGAATTCTGGTGGATGTAAGCCCTCCGTCAGGTGATGTAGTGGTGGTCTGGTGTATAGGAGAGGTGGGACAATGGTGGTCTGGTGTATAGGATGGGTGGGGTAGTAGTGGTCTGGTGTACTAGTGGTCTGGTATATAGGAAATATGAGGTAGTAGTGGTCTGGTGTATAGTCAGGGTGGGACAACGGTGGTCTGGTGTATAGGAGGGTGGGGTAGTAGTGGTTTGGTGTATAGGATGGGTGGGGTAGTGGTGGTCTGGTGTATAGGAAACGTGGTAAAATGCTGGTCTGGTATATAGGAGAGGTGGGGTAGTGGTGGTCTGGTGTATAGGAGAGGTGGGGTAGTAGTGGTCTGGTGTATAGGAGAGGTGGGAAAATGGTGGTCTGGTATATAGGAGAGGTCGGATAGTAGTGGTCTGGTGTATAGGAGGGGTGGGACAATGGTGGTCTGGTGTATAGGAGGGGTGGGGTAGTGGTGGTCTGGTGTATAGGAGTCGTGGGAAAATGGTGGTATGATGTATAGGAGAGGTGAGGTAGTGGTGGTATGGTGTATATGAGGGGTGGGGTAGTAGTGGTCTGGTGTATTGGAGAGGTTGGGTAGTGGTGGTCTAGTGTATAGGAGGGGTGGGGTAGTGGTGGTCTGGTCTATAGGAGGGGTGGGGTAGTAGTGGTCTGGTGTATTGGAGAGGTGGGGTAGTGGTGGCCTGGTGTATAGGTGGGGTAGTGGGGATCTGGTATATAGGAGGGTTATGTAGTAGTGGTCTAGTGTATAGGAGAGGGGTAGTAGAGGTCTGGTGTAtaggaggggagggggaggggtgatCTGGTGTATAGGAGGGGTGGGGTAGTAGTGGTCTGGTGTATTGGAGAGGTGGGGTAGTGGTGGTCTGGTGTATAGGAGGGGTGGGGTAGTGGTGGTCTGGTGTATAGGAGGGGTGGGGTAGTAGTGGTCTAGTGTATAGGAGAGGTGGGGTAGTCGTGATCTGGTATATAGGAGGGTTATGTAGTAGTGGTCTAGTGTATAGGAGAGGGGTAGTAGAGGTCTGGTGTAtaggaggggagggggaggggtgatCTGGTGTATTGGAGAGGTTGGGTAGTGGTGGTCTAGTGTATAGGAGGGGTGGGGTAGTGGTGGTCTGGTCTATAGGAGGGGTGGGGTAGTAGTGGTCTGGTGTATTGGAGAGGTGGGGTAGTGGTGGCCTGGTGTATAGGTGGGGTAGTGGTGGTCTGGTCTATAGGAGGGGTGGGGTAGTGGTGGTCTGGTCTATAGGAGGGGTGGGGTAGTAGTGGTCTAGTGTATAGGAGAGGTGGGGTAGTGGTGATCTGGTATATAGGAGGGTTATGTAGTAGTGGTCTAGTGTATAGGAGAGGGGTAGTAGAGGTCTGGTGTAtaggaggggagggggaggggtgatCTGGTGTATAGGAGGGGTGGGGTAGTAGTGGTCTAGTGTATAGGAGAGGTGGGGTAGTGGTGGTCTAGTGTATAGGAGGGTTATGTAGTAGTGGTCTAGTGTATAGGAGAGGGGTAGTAGAGGTCTGGTGTATAGGAGGGGTGGGGGAGGGGTGATCTGGTGTATAGGAGGGGTGGGGGAGGGGTGATCTAGTGTATAGGAGGGGTGGGGGAGGGGTGATCTGGTGTAtaggaggggtggggtaggggtgaTCTGGTATATAGGAGAGTTATGTAGTAGAGGTCTGGTGTATAGGAGGGGTGGGGGAGGGGTGATCTGGTGTATAGGAGGGGTGGGGGAGGGGTGATCTGGTGTATAGgaggggtgggggaggggtggtcTGGTGTATAGAAAGGGTGAGGTAGGGGTGATCTGGTGTATAGGAGGGGTGGGGGAGGGGTGATCTGGTGTATAGGAGGGGTGGGGGAGGGGTGATCTGGTGTAtaggaggggtggggtaggggtggTCTGGTGTATAGGAGGGGTGGGGTAGTGGTGGTCTGGTCTATAGGAGGGGTGGGGTAGTAGTGGTCTGGTGTATTGGAGAGGTGGGGTAGTGGTGGCCTGGTGTATTGGAGAGGTGGGGTAGTGGTGGCCTGGTGTATAGGTGGGGTAGTGGTGATCTGGTATATAGGAGGGTTATGTAGTAGTGGTCTAGTGTATAGGAGAGGGGTAGTAGAGGTCTGGTGTAtaggaggggagggggaggggtgatCTGGTGTATAGGAGGGGTGGGGTAGTAGTGGTCTGGTGTATTGGAGAGGTGGGGTAGTGGTGGTCTGGTGTATAGGAGGGGTGGGGTAGTAGTGGTCTAGTGTATAGGAGAGGTGGGGTAGTGGTGGACTAGTGTATAGGAGGGTTATGTAGTAGTGGTCTAGTGTATAGGAGAGGGGTAGTAGAGGTCTGGTGTAtaggagaggtgggggaggggtgaTCTGGTGTATAGGAGGGGTGGGGGAGGGGTGATCTGGTGTATAGGAGGGGTGGGGGAGGGGTGATCTGGTGTAtaggaggggtggggtaggggtggTCTGGTGTATAGGAGAGGTGGGGTAGGGGTGGTCTGGTGTAtaggagaggtgggggaggggtgaTCTGGTGTATAGGAGGGGTGGGGGAGGGGTGATCTGGTGTATAGGAGGGGTGGGGGAGGGGTGATCTGGTGTAtaggaggggtggggtaggggtggTCTGGTGTATAGGAGAGGTGGGGTAGGGGTGGTCTGGTGTATAGGAGAGATGGGGTAGGGGTGGTCTGGTGTATAGGAGAGGTGGGGAGGGGTGATCTGGTGTATAGGAGGGGTGGGGTAGTGGTAGAGAGTTGGGTTGACTTGCATACAAGCAGATATTCCCGTGGCTGTGAGCTGCAGTCACTACTTTCTCAGGGACAATACAGACTGGAGGATTTGGCCATAAATGACCTTTTCTTCTTTAATCTCACCTGATTATGGCGAAGTAGCAGGATACGGTGATCAGCACGATAACGATGCAGGATAACAAGATGATCACCCACTGATAGTCCAAGAAAGTCAAAGTATAATCTACAAGTGAACATTAGATGTAATTATTGAGGAGCCATTACACAGAGCAGAGGTGTCTTACACGTTGAGGTTTCACACCGGATGTCCGCTCTATATTGGGAAGCTATAGCCAGTGTTCGCTTACCAATGCAAGTGTACCATAGACTTCAGCACATATTATGCACTGAAATCCACCTGAATGCCGCTTCTCATGGTCTCATCCACAGTTTGGAGAAAATCTTTAATTAGTTTGAACCACCTCTTCTTTACAGTTGCGCAGCAGAGATCTCCTACTCCGCCTAATTCTCATCCGGGCCATGAGTGTGACTAGGTTAGAGGACGATTCCCAGGAGGTAAATCACCAGAGGACGTTCACAGCAGAGTCGTAGTGTTACATCTGTTTCTAAACCCTTCCTATGACCTCTGCCACTAGGCGGCACCGCACTCACACTGCCAGTGGCGATAGGGGATGAGGGTGCCATCCTGATTTGCATTAGTCTGGCTCAGACTTTTGGTCCTGCCTAGATATAGGGGGTGA is a genomic window containing:
- the IL4R gene encoding interleukin-4 receptor subunit alpha, with amino-acid sequence MKTLRVESVVARSSLLWIAVLVIAPSASQDLPRIKNLDCVNDFDSKMVCFWEVVNGGANCSSDFQLKCRDEIYNKIVCCQVLDNEYYENSRIPNKCICHIDGLIIIGDVYDIEVESKGQIVGNASISTRTSVKPKTPSNLYVDLTKPENGVAQWKTNYDRGIITNNLAFHIQIISKIDNKTELEHVFTQLEPRYTFSKRQLTRGAEYRARVRAKHAVEEQTKEIWSDWSPEIVFTNNYTLTFLDYQWVIILLSCIVIVLITVSCYFAIIRTKKNWWNNIPDPAKSKLAKGNVMQQNSLKPVGKPSARKSCGNCLAQLVKAHTMSMQESFTKEHLVKDYQNLMGSSMKINIFEPEKVDIEYCLHLYPRELDNLYQGDSPEDKEEDVPLMITDFSINNMFSDILCDSSMKVDNSFGSFGSLDLRDGFQKTERHLQLSMVSQESGYQSYDSDDSPGDLKSDSPSSLYLDQSSLSQGDFLPYAPVSSMNEGGSQLVKEDAFINSGYNSFAKALAEVRCDITEGDNVSLFSLGSIFCKPYYHQNPKSILYSNTRCFLTHDENYFRPTMTPTSDYGDGAHTTSVSEGSGYQSFNQAIQQGEMPQSTTCLVFDSGYKPFESLTRISTCSLDNINDSSDLDNPNKDSIQNNEDHLTTGMDIVEGHPWDKTQSSDYHLTEFNFYNRKYPPSSETSENEHKGSVKQTSDIYYGMNKTLNDGLAQETDKPLALTFDIRNLANMQGLKTSLELEFAGFPITKPLFLEKAPITDDLLDEKCLNISKDFPVKFENMSYFIPLYLLKSRGYGQINSHLLVEQNNMDGEDNSYMKIALW